The Methanobrevibacter millerae genome includes the window GGGTGTAATTAATTTTCCTCATCTGGTTGAGCGTTTTGAACTTCTGACTATCATCACATTCGGTGAAGCGGTTGTGGGAATGACATACTTTTTTGATGTGACAAGTTTCAATATAACATCAATTCTCGTATTTCTTATTGTAATTTCAATGTTCGGCTCATATGTGATTCAAATTCATAATCTTGTAAATCACCATCGTGTTGAAAGAAGCCTGAGACTGATGTTTAGCCATTATTTCATCATAATAAGCATAAATCTGATGACGGTTGCATTTGAATGGCTTCATTCCGGTGAGGTAAATCCCCATCTGGAAATTGGTGTAATGATTATTTCATTAATTGTTTTCTATGCATCAATAATGGCAAACAAGCCATATTATAAGGAAGGCATTAAATTCTTGAATGGTGATTTGGTTAAAATGATACTTTTCACTGCTGTAGGTTCTTTTGTTATTCTCTTTTCAATGGAAAACATATACTTATTCTTGTCAGGAATCCTGATAATAACACTGGGCAACCTTTCAGTATTGGCAAAAATTCAAAAAAAATATTTAAAATAATTTATTAATGAAATTAATAATTTCTGAAGCGGTTTCGTTTTGCTGAAGTGTTGAATTGATGCCTGCATTGCCGTCGCCTTTTTGAAGACCGTAATTTCCGAACTGTGCATGATTTCCACCATTTATGACATGCTCAGTAAAGTTGGCTTTGATTAATGGTCTGGCATCGTTGTAGCTTTTCAAATTTAAAACCTTATCTTCAGATCCGTAAATTGACAATGTAGGCTTGTCTATTTCTTCACTTGGATATGCCGCAAGCAACACCAGCCCATCAACATCATGCTTTGAAGCATAGCCTGATGCAGCTACACCGCCTAAGGAATGGCCTGACATGATATAATGGGAATAGTTTGAATTCTTGATGATGTCGTCTGCAATGTTTTGGCCGAAAAATGCAAGATTAAATGGCATTTGAACAAGATACACATCAACGCCCTGTGCCGCAATCTGGTTCATCAAAGGCAGATATGCACTGTATTCAACTTTTGCTCCAGGATAGAATATTAATGCAGTATCATTTCCTTTACCGTCAATAAAAAGCCCGTTTGATGCATGTGTAACGCTAACATTTTCACTTCCGTTAATGTATGATAGGGCAGTGCTGTCTGAGTGTGAATAGTCATTGACATAGTATACACTAAATCCAATTATCAAAATTAATATTATTATTAGGATGATGTATCTTTTTTTCATGTTATCCTCGAGTTAAATTGATAAATAAATAACCAATGGAAGTTAAAAGAATAATTAATCCGGCAACATTGACAAATCCAATATACAATGGAATCTGGAGAATAATGCATAACAAGCAGATGCAGTTTAATATCAGAAGGTATAGATTATTGAATTTTTCATATGGTATGTTGCATATCATAGCTATTGAAACTATTATTGCCAATATGAGTGCAATATATATGTTAAAAAGGCCACTTATGTAAAATGAAGCCATAATAATTGCAATTCCCGGAATCGGAAAGCCGATGAATCCTTCAACATCATTTGATGTAACATTATATCTTGTTAACCTTAAGATTCCACAGATTATAATAAACAATGAAACCAATGCAGTTGGAATTTCAAGATATGGTGCATTTACCATACTAAATGAATAAAGGAAAACTGCCGGGCTAACGCCAAATGATACAATGTCTGAGAGAGAATCAATGTTTTTTCCGAATTCGTATTCATCAAGTCTATTTGTTTTTCGTGCAACCCATCCGTCAATGGAGTCAAACAACAATGACAATATCATAAAGATTGCTGCATAATAGAAATTATGGTTGATTGACATGAGTATGGAGAGAAATCCGCAGCTCATATTCATCAGTGATACCAAATCGGACAGGCCAATAAAGCTTTGCATTTTTGTGTTCATTAATGAAATATATGGTTGTATTGATTAATAAATGTTCTAACTTTAAAAAGGTTGATTTATAGATATATTAATATGAAAATTTGTCTTTACGGCTCAGGTAGTAAGAACACTCCAAGGGAATACACTGATGTTGGCTATGAACTGGGATTGAAAATAGCTTCAAATAATCATTCTCTTGTATTTGGCGGTGGAAATGATGGAATGATGGGTGCAGTTGCAAAAGGCGTTCATGACAATGGAGGAAACATTATGGCTATCGCTCCGGATTGGATTAATGAATTCGATGATCCTTTTAAGGGTCATGATGAATATATCAAAACGGATTCAATGGATGAGAGAAAAAAGCTGTTTTTAGAAAAGTCTGATGTATTTATTATTGCTCCTGGTGGAATTGGTACTTTGGATGAGTTTTTTGAGGTTTTGACATTGAAATATCTCAACAGGCATTCAAAAAAGATTATTCTATTTAACATCAATCATTTCTATGACCGGATGATTGACATGCTTTGCGAGATGCATGATGAAGGTCTGATTCGTGAAGGTGCACTGGACATTTTTGAAGTTGCAGATTCCCTGGATGAAATTTTTGATTTATTATGATTGATGATTTAAAAAAGATTGCTAAATTTGTTTTAATTGCTTTTGTAGTCCTTTTAGTTTTGGGTGTTATAATTGGGACAATATCATATCTGACATCTCCTCCAAGCTTTGCCAGTAGCGATGATAGCGTGGAAATAGACATCGGCCAGGACGGTTATCTAAAAGCAAGCATTAAAAAATCATTGCAATATAAAAGCGAGAAAATTCCTAATGGTGAGGTAAATGTATCTGGCGATTTGATAAAATGGAAGGATGCGCGAAACATTAGCTATGTAAACTATCTTGGCAAGAAGGCCTATGTAATTGTTTGGAAAGCACCTCTAAAGGATACTGGTTTTAATGTGGTTGACACCTCAAAAATTGCCTATGACTATGGAGACATACATGGGAAAAATAGGATGTATGCCCTATACTATCAGGAATACAATCCGAAAAACAAAATGGTGTATGGAATAATACTGGACCACAATAGCATTTCATATGATTTCAAAGACCTGATTCATGATATCCTAAACAGGTCTTTTGTCAAATATAATGACTATTCCTATTCAACATCATCCTCCGGCCGATATCATGTCGATGATTCGCCATATACAATAGCCAGAAATGACCCTGACTGGTACTATGACCACTATGAATATGGTGACAATTATGCAATCGACGATTATCTGGAGTCACAGGGATATGATTGAAAAGAGTTATTAACAATAATCAATAAAATTAATCAATATGGGTTTAGGTTCATTTTTCAAAAGAAATAAAGATAATAAGAAAGAAGAAACAGTTGAATCACATATTGATATAAATAACGATGACTGTAAAGGTGCAGACTGTGAAAAATGTGTTATTGCCTGTCCAAATAATGTCTTGATTAAAGAAGGTGATGATACAGTTGCAAGAAGTCCGATGACCTGCAAGCATTGTCGTGTTTGTGAAGCTATTTGTCCTAATGAGTGCATTGTTGTTAATTAATGTTTTCGCGAATTATGTCAATGAAACTCTTCCAGTTGAGCTTGATGATTTGAGTTATCTTATCTGATTTTTTAACTTTAACGGTATCTCCTTCATTAATTTCAATTGAATTTCCGTCATATAGCGCAAATGCCTTTGCATCTCCTCTAAGTTCATTTATTTTGATTTCAATGATTGAGCTATTTGAGAGTATGATGCTTCTGTTTAAAATTGTATGTGGTGCTATTGGAGTTAGTGTAATGATTTCTGCTGTTGGATCAACTATCGGTCCTCCGCAGGACAGGTTATATGCAGTTGAGCCTGTTGGAGTGCTTACAATCATGCCGTCTGCAGTATATGAATTAATCAGTTTTCCATCTATTACAGCATCAAATCTTACCACACCATAAATATTTTTTGAAATTGATACTTCGTTTAATGCGGGAGGTATTTTAATTTTTTCACCATTTGCTTTTATTATTTCACCTTCAAGCATCATTCTGTTTTCAATATAATAGTTGTTATCTAAAATCTCTTTCAATGCCTTTTTTATATCATTTGGTTCGATTTCAGTTAAAAAACCTAATGTTCCGCAGTTAATTCCAAGTATTGGCTTTGTGTTTGAAATGCTTGCTGATTTAAGAAGGGTTCCATCCCCTCCAATTGAACAGACGATATCTGCTTCATCAATATTTTCTGTTATTTCAATTTTTAGCTCGTCACATATTCTGATTAAATCTTTTTGCGCTTTTTTAGCTGTTTTTTTAAAATCATCGCAGTTGATGTATATTTTCATATATGATAATTTGTTTTTTTAGGTTATATATTTAAAATTTAGTCATGCCTAAATATTTATATGATGAGCGATTAATTAATATTAACTTAACATGGGAGATATTATAAATGAGAGCGAGACGTGGTAGAGGTCATGGTGGACTTCCTTTGGATTTGATAGGCCAGTTAATTGGTCCAAGTCTTATCCGCCCTCGAGGAGAAGTTGAGGCAGATAGGCACAGATGCAACCTTTGTGGAAAATGTCAAATTGTTTGTAGAAGGCATGCAATCTATATAAACCGTAAAAGGAGAATATGGACATTATATCCCAACAGATGCAACCTGTGTTTGGAATGCGTTAGCAGATGCCCTAAGGATGCATTAAATATTGTAAGATGATTAACCTATTTTTTATCTTTAATTTCTTTTTTTATACATTTTTGCAACTTATTTTAATTGAATTTGTTAGACATATATCTCTGTCTATATGTTGTGAGTAACTTATTTTTAAATTGTTATTGTAACTGTCTTTATACGAACTTTTTTTTAAAAATTGGAGATTAAAATAATGAAAAATCAAAGAGTTTTGAAAAAAAGACCTAAAAAAGTAATAATTGAAGAAAACACCACCGTTTCATGTCCAGAATGCAGTTCAACAGATTTTGACCATGATAGTTCAAGAGGAGAAATATCATGTAAACACTGCGGCACAGTCATTGATGAAAACATGATTGATAATGGGCCTGAATGGAGAGCAT containing:
- a CDS encoding low temperature requirement protein A produces the protein MAIVEKKVELIELFYDLIFVYAISKLTALISEPVNGTVAPDSFFIYIITSFVILQAWLYFTNYVNRYGQWHWHEYILAIVNMIAVIFMANTINAQWNQMFVPFNISMLVMLSTVFVLYLIQVKQHGTFDIAAGNSIQILSIVCSIYIIALLVILLGFHDIVIWIDVIAVITGAFLPFFLKGHFDEGVINFPHLVERFELLTIITFGEAVVGMTYFFDVTSFNITSILVFLIVISMFGSYVIQIHNLVNHHRVERSLRLMFSHYFIIISINLMTVAFEWLHSGEVNPHLEIGVMIISLIVFYASIMANKPYYKEGIKFLNGDLVKMILFTAVGSFVILFSMENIYLFLSGILIITLGNLSVLAKIQKKYLK
- a CDS encoding alpha/beta hydrolase gives rise to the protein MKKRYIILIIILILIIGFSVYYVNDYSHSDSTALSYINGSENVSVTHASNGLFIDGKGNDTALIFYPGAKVEYSAYLPLMNQIAAQGVDVYLVQMPFNLAFFGQNIADDIIKNSNYSHYIMSGHSLGGVAASGYASKHDVDGLVLLAAYPSEEIDKPTLSIYGSEDKVLNLKSYNDARPLIKANFTEHVINGGNHAQFGNYGLQKGDGNAGINSTLQQNETASEIINFINKLF
- a CDS encoding archaetidylserine synthase, with amino-acid sequence MNTKMQSFIGLSDLVSLMNMSCGFLSILMSINHNFYYAAIFMILSLLFDSIDGWVARKTNRLDEYEFGKNIDSLSDIVSFGVSPAVFLYSFSMVNAPYLEIPTALVSLFIIICGILRLTRYNVTSNDVEGFIGFPIPGIAIIMASFYISGLFNIYIALILAIIVSIAMICNIPYEKFNNLYLLILNCICLLCIILQIPLYIGFVNVAGLIILLTSIGYLFINLTRG
- a CDS encoding TIGR00730 family Rossman fold protein; this translates as MKICLYGSGSKNTPREYTDVGYELGLKIASNNHSLVFGGGNDGMMGAVAKGVHDNGGNIMAIAPDWINEFDDPFKGHDEYIKTDSMDERKKLFLEKSDVFIIAPGGIGTLDEFFEVLTLKYLNRHSKKIILFNINHFYDRMIDMLCEMHDEGLIREGALDIFEVADSLDEIFDLL
- a CDS encoding ferredoxin family protein; the protein is MGLGSFFKRNKDNKKEETVESHIDINNDDCKGADCEKCVIACPNNVLIKEGDDTVARSPMTCKHCRVCEAICPNECIVVN
- a CDS encoding NAD(+)/NADH kinase; its protein translation is MKIYINCDDFKKTAKKAQKDLIRICDELKIEITENIDEADIVCSIGGDGTLLKSASISNTKPILGINCGTLGFLTEIEPNDIKKALKEILDNNYYIENRMMLEGEIIKANGEKIKIPPALNEVSISKNIYGVVRFDAVIDGKLINSYTADGMIVSTPTGSTAYNLSCGGPIVDPTAEIITLTPIAPHTILNRSIILSNSSIIEIKINELRGDAKAFALYDGNSIEINEGDTVKVKKSDKITQIIKLNWKSFIDIIRENIN
- a CDS encoding ATP-binding protein yields the protein MRARRGRGHGGLPLDLIGQLIGPSLIRPRGEVEADRHRCNLCGKCQIVCRRHAIYINRKRRIWTLYPNRCNLCLECVSRCPKDALNIVR